GTGTTAATGGGGTTACTTGCCATGATCTTGAAATTAGCGAAACAGGAGTGGACGGATTGCCAGCTGCATCTGGAACAACAAATATGTCCGCCCAGTTCTTGCCATCACCGTCTTGGTCAATGCGTGTCCAGTTGGAAACATCTTCGTCATTAAAGTTGTCCGAGAAATAAGTCTGCGCTGTCGCGCTCATACCCAGTGCTAAAAAGCACGATAGTAGAATTTTTTTCATAAAAAATATTTATTTGTTTATCGGAGCCAAAACTAAACATTTTATCTTAAGAAAACCAAATTTTGTTTTAAATTAATTAAAGATTTAAAGAAGATGTTAAGAATCCTACAAAATCAGCCAAAAAATGAAATCAAAAAATTCTGAGAAAAAAATGCTCCTTCTACAAAAACACCACCTGTTTTCATACACATTCTACATTGCGTTTTGGCGATTGATGGCGGGCCGTAAACTCATTCATTCTAAATTTTTATTTTAGCTTAAATTTATCTCAATGAATTTGAAAACCGCCCCATTCCTTTTCTTCGCGCTTTACACCCATGCACAGCAGGCCGACTCTGTGAAACTGATCTCAGAAGTACAGATAGACGCCTACCGCAAACCTGCAAAACTCATCACCTCAACCAAATCAGTATCGGTTGCGCAGCAGAATATATTAAACCAAAACAGTCCGGACCGTCTTTTGGAATCGGTAAATCTAATGCCCGGCAGCAGAATGGAGGAGCGCTCCCCCGGAAGTTACCGTTTCTCAGTCCGCGGCAGCACACTGCGCTCGCCATTCGGCGTAAGAAACGTGAAAGTTTACCTTGATGATTTCCCGCTTTCGGATGCTTCCGGAAATACCTACCTGAATGTGATCGACCCCGAACTTCTGAGCGAAATAGAAATTTACAAAGGTCCTGAAGGCGGCGACTTTGGTGCAGCTACCGGTGGCACTGCCCTGCTGAGAACGGCGCGAAGCGCAAAAACCAGTTTCGGGGTTGCCGGCGGAAGCTACAATATGTTCAAAGGGAGGATTAACCATTCGCAGGAACAGGGTAATCATTTTTATCAGATTTACAGCAGCTACCAAACAACAGATTCTTACAGGGATCAGGCAGCATTAGAACGTAAATTTCTGTTTTTGAAAGACCGAATAAACTACGCAGGCAGCAATCAGTTGCAGGCGATGTTGATGCTGTCTGATCTGCACTATGAGACGCCCGGCGGACTCACGCTGCAGCAAATGACTGACAACCCACGGCAGGCACGCCCCAAAACGTCCGCTACGCCAGGTGCTGAAGAACAGCAGGCCGGGATTTACAACAAAATGTTATTCGCTGGCGCCTCAAATCTTCTAAATTTAACTGATGGTTTCAGCCATTTTGTGGCCGTGCATATCAGCTATAGCGATTTTCGGAATCCGTTTATCACCAACTACGAGAAGCGCTATGAAAATAATGTAGGTCTGAGAACTCATTTAAATTTCGAAAAATCGTATCCGCAATCTTTCTATCAGACGCGATTGGGATTTGAAGGCGCTTCAGCCAAAATCCTCGTCCGCAACTACGATAACAATTTCGGCACCGCCGCCGATCCGCAGAACTTTGACGAAATTTTCACCAAGAGCGGCTTTATTTTCCTGTCGCAGAAAGCCGAATTCTCAGACAGACTTTTTCTTGACGTTTCCGGAAGCCTTAATTTAACGAATTACCGCTGGGAAAGCGCCTTTCCAACAATGGAAACAGGCGAAAAAAAATTCAAAAATGACTTTCTGCCAAGCGTTGGAGTTTCTTATCTGATTTCAGATAGATTTTCGGTTCGCGGCAAGATCAGCAAAGGAAATTCTACGCCTACAACCGAGGAAATCCGTTCTTCAGCGCAGGAAATCAATCAGAACCTTGATGCGGAATATGGCTGGAACAAAGAAATCGGAATCCGGAAACAATGGGGAAACGCGCTGTTCACCGAAGTGAGTGTTTTTGATTTCCAATTGAAAAACGCAATCGTAAGGCGCGAAAACTCCGAAGGGCAGGAGTTTTTTGTGAACGCCGGCGAAACCGTGCAGCAGGGGATTGAATTTATTGTCGAAACCAAAAAACTGAATCTGAATTCGACTCTGCTGAACAGCCTTAAATTTTACATATCGGGCACTTTTTATGATTTCACCTTCAAAAATTACCAAAAAAACGGAGACGACTTTTCCGGAAACAAACTTACAGGCGTTCCCACGACCTCGCTGCAAAACCTTATTAATATTGAAGTCTTAAATAAAATCAGAATCGATATCGCCCATTTTTATACTTCTTCTACTCCACTTAATGACTCGAATTCCGTTGTCGCAGAGCCTTCATTCATCGGCAACATTTCGGTAAATTATCCCATAACAGTATGGAATTCAGCTTTAAATCTTCAGCTGCGCATCCAGAATCTGTACAACACAAAATACAGTTTAGGCTACGACATCAATGCGTTTGGCAACCGTTTTTATAACCCTGCAACGCCCAGAAATTATATGGTGGGCGTTAATTTGCAATTAAAGTAAAATGATGAAAATTATTTCGGCTGTACTTTTACTCACCGTTGCGTCCTGCAGTAACGAAAAAAGCAGTGTAGGCCCTACAGCGGCCGACAGCGTGAGGCCAGAAGAAAATCAAAATGAAAAAGCGATACCCAAACCTGCAAAACTGACTAAGCAGGATAGTTTGCGAAACATTAGTAAGGACGTTTTGAATACGCTTAAATTAAAAGATTATCAACGTTTTGCAACTTTCATCCATCCTCAAAAAGGCGTCCGTTTTTCGATGTACGGCTTTGTTCGAACCGAAACCGACAAGCATTTTTCGCGGGCAGAATTTCTCAATTATATTAACACGCCGACGCGGTTTACATGGGGCGAAAAGGACGGAAGCGGTGATCAATATGTAATCTCACTTAAGGATTATTTTGAAAACTGGGTCTTCAAAAGAGATTATACACAATCAGATATTTATCTGAACGAGTTTAAAGGCACTGGAAATTCACTCAACAATTTGCAGCAAATATATCCTAATGCAGATTTTACCGAAAACTACATCGCCGGCTCTGAAAAATATGCGTTCATGGACTGGAATGCGCTGCGTCTGGTTTTCGAAAAGTTCGAAGGGAAATACTTCCTCATCGCTGTTGTGAATGACCAGTGGACGATTTAATCTCTGTTTTTAAGGAAGATCCATCCGTAGAAAATACGTCCGTCCGGCAGCCTCAGAACATACCAGTAAGTACTTGTAGGTACGGGCCTTCCCATCCATCTACCGTTCCAGGATAACCTGTCCGGTCCTTCTTCCTGATGAACAAGAACCTGCTGACGGTCGAAAATCTGTATTGAAGAATTGGCACCATCAAAAACATCGAGACCGCTGACCTGCCACACATCATTGATGCCGTCTTCGTTAGGTGTAAAGGCATTAGGAATGTCGAGAATTACGCCTTTTTTAGGCAAGCCGATACAATCTTCATCAGCAAATTTCACATAGAAAGTAGTTTGACCTGTCGGCAGGTTATAAAAAATATTGCCCGATTGCCATGTAAGCCCGTCGATCGAGTACAGAATTGTTTTGCTGCCGGTCGCGGTTACCGTGTAGTTGCTGCCGTTGGCTGTTAGCTGTGTGATGATGGGAACTTCGTAGTGTTTTACTTCGAAGGTTGTGCTGAAGGTACAGCTGTTGGATGCGGTTACCAATAGACTATACATGCCGGTTACATTTACATCGCGCAGATATTTTGTGGTTGATACTATTTCTCCGGCCGGATTTCTCCATTCGTACGATACAATATCCTGTCCTGTAAAGTCGGGTTCAATATCCACCGAATCGCCGTTATAAGGACAGAAAAAATGATCCTCAATGCTGAATTGAGGTGTCTTTTTAAGGTTTACATTAATCACCGCATAAACTGGGCAAAAGCCTGCAAAACTCACCTTCGCATAAAACGCTGAAAGATTTGAACTTTTATTAAAAGTATAGGTTGCCGGACCTGTTATCTGATTTCTGGCTTTATTTAAATCGGTGAGAGAAGGATAGTATTCGAACTGAGCACCCGGATACATCTGACTTTCGAATTGGGTTAAGTTGATTACTTCCTGGCCGTCGTTTGCGGTATCGCACACATCAAGCGGAAAAGGCCCCGGCTGGATGAGTTGCAGTTTGGTTCCCGCCTGAAGCGTGATAAAAGAAATATCGTTGCATCCGGGGATATTCTGCACTTTCACGTAAATCCTGTCCGGAAGTGGAAAGACTGCAAAATTTTCAGGATCGGCGATTGCATTTGTTTCCGATTGCGCATCACTTAAAGTACGGTAGAATGTGAACGTGTTTTCGGGATCCGCAAAATCTACCACCTGAGAGGTGTACTGAAGCAGATTAAGTTCAAAAAGGCCATCCAGATTGCTGTCGCAAATACCGGTCACTGCAGAATTAATTGCTTTTGGCGGAAAATAGGTACGAAGATGAATGGGTTTCACTGAATAACAGTCGGTGGATTTCGCCTCAAACCTTGCGTAAAAAGTCACGAGCGACTGCAGGGTAAGCTGAGTTGGGGAAACCGCAGTCGAGCTGATTCCCGCATTGGCAGCTGCAAGCGTACGGTAATAAGTAACTTTAATATCAGAAAGCGCTGTGCTGTTCGCAGCAGGATCGAACATTTGCGGTATCGCGTCAGCAAGGTTAAATGTTTCATTAAAGTTAAACTGCTCATCACAAATCCGGAGGGTAGCTTCCTTAATAACCGGAGCCGGTATAAAATCGATATTAAGCTGAAGGGTGCTTACTGAAAAACAGCCGCCGGTGGTGAACTGCACCCGCGCATAAACAGTGTTGGAGCCAGTAGCGATAAATCTTTTTGGATCTGCGATTGGCCCTGAAAAAGACTGATTCGCGGCATTATATCCCGTAAAATAACTAAGCACAACGCTGCCCGACCCGGCGTAGATTTCGGACTGGTGCTGAGTAAGGTCATACGCTTCGCCGCCGTCGTTATTGTGGTCGCAGAAGCTGCGGCGCGTAATTGTAACCGCTGGATTCACCACAGGCGTCGGGATCAGATTAAATGTAATCGGATAAATTTCTACGCAGCCCTGTACGACAATTCGTGCGAAAAGCTGCGCGCTGCCGGTAAGGGTAAAGGAAGTAAGCGCTCCGCTGTTATCCTGCGCATTCTGCAATGACTGGAAATAAGAGACCGTCGCTGGCTGCGCGCCTGAAATAGGTCCGGTGTACTGATTTAAGCTGAAGGTTTCGGTTGCGTCATTATTGAAATCACAAACATTAAAGTTGTTTTTCGCCGCAACGGGATGAATCAGAACAATGGTTATAACACGAACCGTGTAACAGGTTGGAGATTCGGCAAAGCGTACAAAATATCGCATTGAAACTGAATTGCCATTCGCCGTAATCAGCTGCATCGGGCTGATTGGCGACACGTCTTCTTCCGCATCTGCCTCCGTGGCGTGAAAACTGACCGTCAAACCAGAAGCTGGACTTAAGAGCATCGACGCAGACAGCGCTGAAAGATCTACCGTTACGTCTTCAGTACCGTTAAAGCAGATATATTCTGTTTCATTTTTGGCTTCGATTTCGGTAAACTCCACTTTCAAACGGACTTCCGCAACAGAAAAACATCCGCCCGGCTGCTCTACCCTCACATAAATAGAATAATTACCTTCTTTTATGGTGTTTATCTGCGCACCTGCTCCGGAATAAGCCTGCTGAAAACTGCTGTAATATGAAAATGTAACATTAGGATCAGAACTGATGAGGCCCGATACAGAAAGATCGAAATCATAGGGTTCCGTATCGTTATCGTTGATATCACAAATTGTAATTTCGAGATCGATTGGCGTTGAGACCGCCGGCCCCGGCGTGAAATTAACGGTAACAGGCCCGATAACCTGCGAACACTGCGCAGTGGCAAATTTCAGCCAAAGCCGCATTCCGTCCCTAAGTGTAGCGGTTGCTACTGGGTTGGTTCCGTTTTGCGCATCGACTTCGGAAAGGTAGTATGTAACAGCGCCCGAAATGCCCGGAGCAAAAAGCACGGCATTGAAAGTGGACAGTGGAAAGTTGTTTTCTACACCATCATTATTGGTATCACAAACGCTTACAATGTCGGTAATAATTACGGCGCTGATGAACTGAAACCTCAGCAAAGCTACTCGGAAACATTCTGTATTTTGGGGATGCTGAATCCGCACATAAATCAGGCGCTCTTCATTTAATACCAACGTAGTAGGTGTTGCATTAGTGCCGGCCTGCGCTTCAGCCAGTGTATTGTGATAGGTAAATTGCAGGTCTGCGGGATTTTGCGGCGTAAGAAACTGCCTGTAATCATCCAGATTGATGTTTTCTACACCGTCTGCCGATGTACAGAATACTTTGGTGTAGTTTCTAGCCAATGGAAAATCAGCCGCGAAGGTAACATCAATCGTATCGGTAAGCGTAAAGGGCGCGCCGCACATGTTGTAGGTGGCTTTGGCCGAATACCGCGTATTTTGCTTCGGGCACACATTAAATGTCGAACCGCTGCCCAGCCTTACATTACGTTCGTCGAACCATTCAATTAAAGGATTTATCACTGCGCCGTCCGGTGAAAACCGCCATGCTTCCTGTTGAGCTTCCCAGACGCCAGTATTTCTGTTAGGAGGCGAATAACCCAGAGTTCCGTTCGCGTTGGTAATGCCTAAAAGTGCGTTCGGAAATCTTGCAGTTGCACATGGCAATGCCTTCTGATCGATAAATATTTCAATTTCGTTGGTAAATTCGGACAGTACGATTTGTGTTGATGAGCGGTCCTGGCACCCCGCAATTCTGCCTTCAAAAAAATTAATGACGAGCTTGCGGCAGTTTCCGTCATTGATCACGGAGTAATAAATTTCAGACGAATCTGCATTCGAAAAAACCAGGTCCTGAAATACACCAAATATTGAATTACCGGGCAGCAGCGGATTGGGGTTAGTCTGTTCCACATTCGGATAACTGATCTTGCCGAGCTGCGATGCATCGAACGTGACGAGGCCATTTGAACCGATTAGCAACTTGTTAAAGTTCTTTCCGAAAAAGCAGAAAGCGAAAGGGATATCAATGATTTCAGCGAACAGATCATCATAGTTTGCATTGAGTGGCGTGCCGGCATTAAAAGGAATATAGGGCTCAAAATGAATTGGATCAACACGGTACGAAGAAGTTTCGCGTGTGGAAGGTGCGGTAGCGGTAAGGCTTACACATTCGCCATTGACGAGCGGGTAACTACAGTCGATCAGAACATTATCGTTTCCCCAAACGTCTTTCACGTCCATCGGTATGCAGGTCTGAGCGCTGAGCAACCCAAAACAACCCGATAAAAGCAAATACAGAAAGATAAAGATTCTGTTCATAATTTTACTTTTCTTTCCAAATACCGCCCGGGACAATGCTACTTCGTAAAAAAAATTACATTTGTATCCGATTAATATTCGATCACATGAAAAACCTCATCAACAATTATTCCGCTATCTTCCTGTTACTTATGGGAATAGCGGTTGGCAGCCTCATCGGTATATTTGCTCCCGAAGCCGTAATTTACCTTAAACCTTTGGGCGACATCTTCCTCAATCTGCTTTTTGTGAGTGTGGTGCCGCTGGTATTTTTTGCCGTTGCCAATTCTATTGCGTCGCTCGAAAAACAATCAAAGTTCGGCAAAATTATTTTCACGATGGCCGGTACTTTTTTGCTTTTTATCCTTATTTCAGCAGTATTTACCGTCATCGTGGTGTACCTGTTTCCCACCGAGGCACTGCCGTCCACTGCGGATGAAACTCTGGAAGCCAACAACCCCGTTTCGTGGAGTGACCGCCTTGTGA
This window of the Flavobacteriaceae bacterium 3519-10 genome carries:
- a CDS encoding probable tonB-dependent receptor, which produces MNLKTAPFLFFALYTHAQQADSVKLISEVQIDAYRKPAKLITSTKSVSVAQQNILNQNSPDRLLESVNLMPGSRMEERSPGSYRFSVRGSTLRSPFGVRNVKVYLDDFPLSDASGNTYLNVIDPELLSEIEIYKGPEGGDFGAATGGTALLRTARSAKTSFGVAGGSYNMFKGRINHSQEQGNHFYQIYSSYQTTDSYRDQAALERKFLFLKDRINYAGSNQLQAMLMLSDLHYETPGGLTLQQMTDNPRQARPKTSATPGAEEQQAGIYNKMLFAGASNLLNLTDGFSHFVAVHISYSDFRNPFITNYEKRYENNVGLRTHLNFEKSYPQSFYQTRLGFEGASAKILVRNYDNNFGTAADPQNFDEIFTKSGFIFLSQKAEFSDRLFLDVSGSLNLTNYRWESAFPTMETGEKKFKNDFLPSVGVSYLISDRFSVRGKISKGNSTPTTEEIRSSAQEINQNLDAEYGWNKEIGIRKQWGNALFTEVSVFDFQLKNAIVRRENSEGQEFFVNAGETVQQGIEFIVETKKLNLNSTLLNSLKFYISGTFYDFTFKNYQKNGDDFSGNKLTGVPTTSLQNLINIEVLNKIRIDIAHFYTSSTPLNDSNSVVAEPSFIGNISVNYPITVWNSALNLQLRIQNLYNTKYSLGYDINAFGNRFYNPATPRNYMVGVNLQLK